The Ziziphus jujuba cultivar Dongzao chromosome 7, ASM3175591v1 genome includes a region encoding these proteins:
- the LOC107423652 gene encoding uncharacterized protein LOC107423652 isoform X1 produces the protein MGEHERWAQPPSGLLPNGLLPNEAASVMRLLDSERWKKAEERIEDLISCIQPNAPSEEHRNAVADYVQRLITKCFPCQVFTFGSVPLKTYLPDGDIDLTAFSKNQNLKDTWAHQVRDMLENEEKKENAEFRVKEVQYIQAEVKIIKCLVENIVVDISFNQLGGLCTLCFLEEVDHLINQKHLFKRSIILIKAWCYYESRILGAHHGLISTYALETLVLYIFHVFNNSFAGPLEVLYRFLEFFSKFDWDNFCVSLWGPVPISSLPDVTAEPPRKDGGDLLLKKFFLEACSSVYAVFPGGQENQGQPFVSKHFNVIDPLRVNNNLGRSVSKGNFFRIRSAFAFGAKRLARLLDCPKEDLYFEVNQFFFNTWDRHGSGHRPDAPRNELWRLRLGNPDNIHGPENTRSDTSNKKNEILSGRENQGDGIHRFFYVPSQQGNLSSESITRASDVSTIAHSQTQKSYGNANNSQVPDMMRKEISSNQSANMDKGQRSLKADTLVNDIQGRFHFNRTRSSPELTESYVEVPSQSRHGRAPESGKSQASSTRLDNSRRKNLESNTLASHSIRSTDDPSSVRHISSRLSLDAAVESKSGSNSYQEESGLGAVADDFASVSGAQGMHQEEQDLVNMMASSTAHGFNGQAHLPLNLASGHLPLPMPPSILASMGYAQRNMGGMIPTNIPLIETPWGTNMPFPQGVVPSQLTHYFLGMGLSSNPEDHTDTASENFGAVETNSREADNDFWQEHDRGSSGGFDLDNGSFEMLQSDDKQQSTSAGYNFHPSARVGSSGGSMQVQQKFNEENQGSSRDDLVDDLQYQDNHGNEVYFDEKTASLRSLPATHSGSLRSKTSSESSWEGSSAKVSRSTREKRGRKNAPSSVPSAVYGKGKSGSEHSSTQADDDNRDWNALSTMGTEIVERSAGPQSASSLNVSRHQLPGYEPAQTSGSDSMISLAPVLLGPGSRQRAADNSGVLPIAFYPTGPPVPIFQLPFYNFPTEAGTSDSPQSHFSRDEGLDNSDSGQNFDSSEGVDHTEVLSTSDPVISASSGEPSELKSDILNGDFASHWQNLQYGRSCQNPWYPTSVMYPSPVVVPPGYLQGRIPWDGSGRPLSANMNLFTHLMSYGPRLVPVAPLQSLSNRPTSVYQRYVDEMPRYRSGTGTYLPNPKVSVRERHDRHSTSSRRGSYNYDRNDHHSDREGNWNASSKLRASGRNHNRNQAEKFNSRPDRMTASESRAERQWGSHRHESSSMYQSQNGPVRSNAAQNTSTNVAYGMYPLPAMNPGGVSANGPAMPSVVMLYPYDHNAGYNTPAEQLEFGTLGPVGFSSMNEVPQVNEGGRISGVFEEQRFRGGSVQRSSPDQPSSPHIQRSVAQRNYQLKDEDFPPLVFPIHGGNDGGRNYNEKPLPLPGDLVLTSTLKMMI, from the exons ATGGGCGAACATGAGCGGTGGGCGCAGCCACCAAGTGGGCTATTGCCGAATGGCTTGTTGCCCAACGAAGCAGCATCTGTGATGCGGCTGCTTGATTCGGAGCGATGGAAGAAAGCCGAGGAGAGAATTGAAGACCTTATTTCCTGCATTCAACCTAACGCACCATCCGAAGAGCATCGAAATGCGGTTGCAGATTATGTCCAGAGGCTCATAACCAAGTGCTTCCCTTGCCAG GTGTTCACCTTTGGTTCTGTACCCCTTAAGACATATTTGCCAGATGGAGATATTGACTTAACAGCCTTCAGTAAGAATCAAAATTTGAAGGACACATGGGCCCATCAGGTTCGTGATATGCTGGAGAAcgaggaaaaaaaagagaacgcTGAATTCCGTGTAAAGGAGGTTCAGTACATTCAGGCAGAA GTGAAGATAATTAAGTGCCTTGTGGAAAATATTGTAGTGGACATATCATTCAATCAGCTTGGAGGGTTGTGCACCCTTTGTTTCCTTGAGGAG GTTGATCATTTGATAAATCAGAAGCATTTATTCAAGCGTAGTATTATATTGATAAAGGCCTGGTGTTATTACGAGAGTCGTATATTGGGTGCTCACCATGGACTTATCTCAACTTATGCATTGGAGACCTTGGTTCTTTACATATTTCATGTTTTCAACAATTCCTTTGCTGGACCACTTGAG GTCCTTTATCGATTTCTAGAGTTCTTTAGCAAGTTTGACTGGGACAATTTTTGCGTTAGTCTTTGGGGTCCTGTACCCATTAGTTCACTTCCAGATGTAACAG CTGAACCTCCTCGAAAAGATGGTGGAGACTTGCTACTCAAAAAGTTTTTTCTTGAAGCTTGTAGTTCAGTGTATGCCGTTTTCCCTGGCGGTCAAGAAAATCAGGGGCAACCTTTTGTTTCCAAACATTTCAATGTCATTGATCCTTTGCGCGTAAACAACAACCTTGGACGTAGTGTAAGTAAAG GTAACTTCTTTAGAATACGCAGTGCATTTGCATTTGGGGCTAAACGACTGGCTAGGTTGCTTGATTGTCCCAAAGAGGACTTATATTTTGAAGTAAATCAGTTTTTTTTCAACACTTGGGATAGACATGGCAGCGGCCATCGTCCTGATGCACCAAGGAATGAATTGTGGCGCTTGAGATTAGGAAATCCGGACAACATACATGGGCCTGAAAATACCAGGAGCGATACGAGCAACAAAAAGAATGAGATTTTATCTGGTCGTGAAAATCAAGGAGATGGGATACACCGATTTTTTTATGTTCCTTCCCAGCAAGGGAATTTATCTTCGGAAAGTATAACCAGAGCTAGTGATGTATCAACGATAGCTCATTCTCAAACCCAAAAGAGCTATGGAAATGCAAATAATTCACAGGTCCCTGATATGATGAGGAAGGAAATCAGTTCGAATCAGAGTGCAAATATGGATAAAGGTCAGAGAAGTTTGAAAGCTGATACTTTGGTGAATGACATTCAAGGAAGATTTCATTTCAATAGAACACGTTCTAGTCCAGAGCTAACTGAAAGTTATGTTGAAGTTCCTTCTCAAAGTAGGCATGGTAGAGCCCCAGAAAGTGGGAAAAGCCAAGCTTCTTCTACAAGGTTGGATAATAGCAGGAGGAAGAACCTAGAATCTAATACTTTGGCTAGCCATAGCATTAGATCAACTGATGATCCTTCATCTGTCAGACACATTTCATCACGTCTAAGTCTTGATGCTGCCGTTGAATCAAAGAGTGGTTCAAATAGCTATCAGGAAGAATCAGGCTTGGGGGCTGTAGCTGATGATTTTGCATCTGTTTCAGGGGCACAAGGGATGCATCAGGAGGAACAAGATCTCGTTAACATGATGGCATCTTCTACCGCTCATGGTTTCAATGGACAAGCTCATCTTCCACTTAATTTGGCTTCTGGTCACCTACCACTACCAATGCCACCTTCCATTCTAGCTTCGATGGGGTATGCACAAAGAAATATGGGTGGGATGATTCCTACAAATATTCCCTTGATCGAAACTCCATGGGGCACAAATATGCCATTTCCACAAGGTGTTGTTCCATCACAATTAACACACTATTTCTTGGGTATGGGTTTGAGTTCAAATCCAGAAGACCATACTGACACTGCTAGCGAAAATTTTGGTGCTGTGGAAACAAATTCAAGGGAGGCTGATAATGATTTCTGGCAAGAGCATGACAGGGGCTCTAGCGGTGGGTTTGATCTTGATAACGGTAGTTTTGAAATGCTTCAGTCAGATGATAAGCAACAGTCAACTTCAGCTGGTTATAACTTTCATCCTTCAGCTCGAGTAGGCAGCTCTGGAGGTTCTATGCAAGTCCAACAGAAGTTTAATGAGGAAAACCAAGGTTCATCAAGGGATGATCTTGTAGATGATTTACAGTATCAAGATAACCATGGAAATGAAGTTTACTTCGATGAGAAAACTGCAAGTTTGAGGTCCTTACCTGCCACGCATTCTGGTTCTCTGAGAAGTAAAACCTCTTCTGAGAGTTCATGGGAAGGATCATCAGCAAAGGTATCAAGGTCAACGAGGGAAAAGCGTGGCAGGAAAAATGCTCCATCGTCAGTGCCGTCTGCTGTCTATGGGAAGGGTAAGAGTGGCTCCGAACATTCCTCAACTCAGGCAGATGATGATAATAGAGATTGGAATGCACTGTCAACAATGGGTACTGAAATTGTAGAAAGAAGCGCTGGACCTCAATCTGCTTCGTCTTTGAATGTTTCAAGGCATCAATTACCTGGATATGAACCAGCTCAGACAAGTGGATCAGATTCAATGATATCTCTTGCACCTGTGCTCTTAGGTCCTGGTTCACGGCAGAGAGCTGCAGATAATTCTGGGGTTCTTCCCATTGCATTTTATCCTACAGGGCCACCTGTTCCAATTTTTCAGCTTCCTTTTTACAATTTCCCAACTGAGGCAGGAACTTCTGATTCACCACAGAGCCATTTCAGTAGGGATGAGGGACTGGATAACAGTGATTCTGGTCAGAATTTTGATTCTTCAGAAGGAGTTGACCACACTGAGGTTTTAAGTACTTCTGATCCTGTGATAAGCGCTTCGTCTGGTGAGCCATCAGAGCTCAAATCTGATATTCTCAATGGTGACTTTGCTAGTCACTGGCAAAATTTACAATATGGAAGGTCTTGCCAGAACCCATGGTATCCTACATCTGTGATGTACCCTTCACCTGTTGTGGTGCCTCCTGGCTATTTGCAAGGACGGATTCCTTGGGATGGTTCTGGGAGACCTCTTTCAGCCAACATGAATCTCTTCACTCACCTTATGAGCTATGGACCTCGACTAGTTCCTGTTGCTCCTCTTCAGTCATTGTCTAATAGACCCACTAGTGTATATCAACGATATGTTGATGAAATGCCAAGATATCGTAGTGGGACTGGAACCTACCTGCCAAATCCT AAGGTTTCTGTAAGGGAACGCCACGACCGACATTCTACAAGTTCAAGAAGGGGAAGTTACAATTATGATAGAAATGACCACCATAGTGATAGAGAAGGGAACTGGAATGCCAGTTCAAAGTTGCGTGCTTCTGGACGCAACCATAATCGCAACCAGGCTGAGAAATTTAACTCAAGGCCAGACCGCATGACAGCAAGTGAGAGCCGAGCTGAAAGGCAATGGGGCTCACATAGGCATGAATCATCCTCTATGTACCAGTCTCAAAATGGTCCTGTCCGCTCAAATGCTGCACAGAATACGTCTACCAATGTGGCATATGGCATGTATCCACTTCCAGCCATGAACCCTGGTGGGGTGTCAGCAAATGGGCCGGCCATGCCATCCGTTGTGATGCTGTATCCTTATGATCATAATGCTGGCTATAATACACCTGCAGAACAGCTTGAGTTTGGCACTCTTGGACCAGTAGGGTTTTCAAGTATGAATGAAGTACCGCAAGTAAATGAGGGAGGCCGGATAAGTGGGGTATTTGAGGAACAAAGGTTTCGTGGTGGCTCTGTTCAACGGTCTTCACCTGATCAGCCTTCCTCACCTCACATCCAGAG
- the LOC107423652 gene encoding uncharacterized protein LOC107423652 isoform X2: MGEHERWAQPPSGLLPNGLLPNEAASVMRLLDSERWKKAEERIEDLISCIQPNAPSEEHRNAVADYVQRLITKCFPCQVFTFGSVPLKTYLPDGDIDLTAFSKNQNLKDTWAHQVRDMLENEEKKENAEFRVKEVQYIQAEVKIIKCLVENIVVDISFNQLGGLCTLCFLEEVDHLINQKHLFKRSIILIKAWCYYESRILGAHHGLISTYALETLVLYIFHVFNNSFAGPLEVLYRFLEFFSKFDWDNFCVSLWGPVPISSLPDVTAEPPRKDGGDLLLKKFFLEACSSVYAVFPGGQENQGQPFVSKHFNVIDPLRVNNNLGRSVSKGNFFRIRSAFAFGAKRLARLLDCPKEDLYFEVNQFFFNTWDRHGSGHRPDAPRNELWRLRLGNPDNIHGPENTRSDTSNKKNEILSGRENQGDGIHRFFYVPSQQGNLSSESITRASDVSTIAHSQTQKSYGNANNSQVPDMMRKEISSNQSANMDKGQRSLKADTLVNDIQGRFHFNRTRSSPELTESYVEVPSQSRHGRAPESGKSQASSTRLDNSRRKNLESNTLASHSIRSTDDPSSVRHISSRLSLDAAVESKSGSNSYQEESGLGAVADDFASVSGAQGMHQEEQDLVNMMASSTAHGFNGQAHLPLNLASGHLPLPMPPSILASMGYAQRNMGGMIPTNIPLIETPWGTNMPFPQGVVPSQLTHYFLGMGLSSNPEDHTDTASENFGAVETNSREADNDFWQEHDRGSSGGFDLDNGSFEMLQSDDKQQSTSAGYNFHPSARVGSSGGSMQVQQKFNEENQGSSRDDLVDDLQYQDNHGNEVYFDEKTASLRSLPATHSGSLRSKTSSESSWEGSSAKVSRSTREKRGRKNAPSSVPSAVYGKGKSGSEHSSTQADDDNRDWNALSTMGTEIVERSAGPQSASSLNVSRHQLPGYEPAQTSGSDSMISLAPVLLGPGSRQRAADNSGVLPIAFYPTGPPVPIFQLPFYNFPTEAGTSDSPQSHFSRDEGLDNSDSGQNFDSSEGVDHTEVLSTSDPVISASSGEPSELKSDILNGDFASHWQNLQYGRSCQNPWYPTSVMYPSPVVVPPGYLQGRIPWDGSGRPLSANMNLFTHLMSYGPRLVPVAPLQSLSNRPTSVYQRYVDEMPRYRSGTGTYLPNPVSVRERHDRHSTSSRRGSYNYDRNDHHSDREGNWNASSKLRASGRNHNRNQAEKFNSRPDRMTASESRAERQWGSHRHESSSMYQSQNGPVRSNAAQNTSTNVAYGMYPLPAMNPGGVSANGPAMPSVVMLYPYDHNAGYNTPAEQLEFGTLGPVGFSSMNEVPQVNEGGRISGVFEEQRFRGGSVQRSSPDQPSSPHIQRSVAQRNYQLKDEDFPPLVFPIHGGNDGGRNYNEKPLPLPGDLVLTSTLKMMI; encoded by the exons ATGGGCGAACATGAGCGGTGGGCGCAGCCACCAAGTGGGCTATTGCCGAATGGCTTGTTGCCCAACGAAGCAGCATCTGTGATGCGGCTGCTTGATTCGGAGCGATGGAAGAAAGCCGAGGAGAGAATTGAAGACCTTATTTCCTGCATTCAACCTAACGCACCATCCGAAGAGCATCGAAATGCGGTTGCAGATTATGTCCAGAGGCTCATAACCAAGTGCTTCCCTTGCCAG GTGTTCACCTTTGGTTCTGTACCCCTTAAGACATATTTGCCAGATGGAGATATTGACTTAACAGCCTTCAGTAAGAATCAAAATTTGAAGGACACATGGGCCCATCAGGTTCGTGATATGCTGGAGAAcgaggaaaaaaaagagaacgcTGAATTCCGTGTAAAGGAGGTTCAGTACATTCAGGCAGAA GTGAAGATAATTAAGTGCCTTGTGGAAAATATTGTAGTGGACATATCATTCAATCAGCTTGGAGGGTTGTGCACCCTTTGTTTCCTTGAGGAG GTTGATCATTTGATAAATCAGAAGCATTTATTCAAGCGTAGTATTATATTGATAAAGGCCTGGTGTTATTACGAGAGTCGTATATTGGGTGCTCACCATGGACTTATCTCAACTTATGCATTGGAGACCTTGGTTCTTTACATATTTCATGTTTTCAACAATTCCTTTGCTGGACCACTTGAG GTCCTTTATCGATTTCTAGAGTTCTTTAGCAAGTTTGACTGGGACAATTTTTGCGTTAGTCTTTGGGGTCCTGTACCCATTAGTTCACTTCCAGATGTAACAG CTGAACCTCCTCGAAAAGATGGTGGAGACTTGCTACTCAAAAAGTTTTTTCTTGAAGCTTGTAGTTCAGTGTATGCCGTTTTCCCTGGCGGTCAAGAAAATCAGGGGCAACCTTTTGTTTCCAAACATTTCAATGTCATTGATCCTTTGCGCGTAAACAACAACCTTGGACGTAGTGTAAGTAAAG GTAACTTCTTTAGAATACGCAGTGCATTTGCATTTGGGGCTAAACGACTGGCTAGGTTGCTTGATTGTCCCAAAGAGGACTTATATTTTGAAGTAAATCAGTTTTTTTTCAACACTTGGGATAGACATGGCAGCGGCCATCGTCCTGATGCACCAAGGAATGAATTGTGGCGCTTGAGATTAGGAAATCCGGACAACATACATGGGCCTGAAAATACCAGGAGCGATACGAGCAACAAAAAGAATGAGATTTTATCTGGTCGTGAAAATCAAGGAGATGGGATACACCGATTTTTTTATGTTCCTTCCCAGCAAGGGAATTTATCTTCGGAAAGTATAACCAGAGCTAGTGATGTATCAACGATAGCTCATTCTCAAACCCAAAAGAGCTATGGAAATGCAAATAATTCACAGGTCCCTGATATGATGAGGAAGGAAATCAGTTCGAATCAGAGTGCAAATATGGATAAAGGTCAGAGAAGTTTGAAAGCTGATACTTTGGTGAATGACATTCAAGGAAGATTTCATTTCAATAGAACACGTTCTAGTCCAGAGCTAACTGAAAGTTATGTTGAAGTTCCTTCTCAAAGTAGGCATGGTAGAGCCCCAGAAAGTGGGAAAAGCCAAGCTTCTTCTACAAGGTTGGATAATAGCAGGAGGAAGAACCTAGAATCTAATACTTTGGCTAGCCATAGCATTAGATCAACTGATGATCCTTCATCTGTCAGACACATTTCATCACGTCTAAGTCTTGATGCTGCCGTTGAATCAAAGAGTGGTTCAAATAGCTATCAGGAAGAATCAGGCTTGGGGGCTGTAGCTGATGATTTTGCATCTGTTTCAGGGGCACAAGGGATGCATCAGGAGGAACAAGATCTCGTTAACATGATGGCATCTTCTACCGCTCATGGTTTCAATGGACAAGCTCATCTTCCACTTAATTTGGCTTCTGGTCACCTACCACTACCAATGCCACCTTCCATTCTAGCTTCGATGGGGTATGCACAAAGAAATATGGGTGGGATGATTCCTACAAATATTCCCTTGATCGAAACTCCATGGGGCACAAATATGCCATTTCCACAAGGTGTTGTTCCATCACAATTAACACACTATTTCTTGGGTATGGGTTTGAGTTCAAATCCAGAAGACCATACTGACACTGCTAGCGAAAATTTTGGTGCTGTGGAAACAAATTCAAGGGAGGCTGATAATGATTTCTGGCAAGAGCATGACAGGGGCTCTAGCGGTGGGTTTGATCTTGATAACGGTAGTTTTGAAATGCTTCAGTCAGATGATAAGCAACAGTCAACTTCAGCTGGTTATAACTTTCATCCTTCAGCTCGAGTAGGCAGCTCTGGAGGTTCTATGCAAGTCCAACAGAAGTTTAATGAGGAAAACCAAGGTTCATCAAGGGATGATCTTGTAGATGATTTACAGTATCAAGATAACCATGGAAATGAAGTTTACTTCGATGAGAAAACTGCAAGTTTGAGGTCCTTACCTGCCACGCATTCTGGTTCTCTGAGAAGTAAAACCTCTTCTGAGAGTTCATGGGAAGGATCATCAGCAAAGGTATCAAGGTCAACGAGGGAAAAGCGTGGCAGGAAAAATGCTCCATCGTCAGTGCCGTCTGCTGTCTATGGGAAGGGTAAGAGTGGCTCCGAACATTCCTCAACTCAGGCAGATGATGATAATAGAGATTGGAATGCACTGTCAACAATGGGTACTGAAATTGTAGAAAGAAGCGCTGGACCTCAATCTGCTTCGTCTTTGAATGTTTCAAGGCATCAATTACCTGGATATGAACCAGCTCAGACAAGTGGATCAGATTCAATGATATCTCTTGCACCTGTGCTCTTAGGTCCTGGTTCACGGCAGAGAGCTGCAGATAATTCTGGGGTTCTTCCCATTGCATTTTATCCTACAGGGCCACCTGTTCCAATTTTTCAGCTTCCTTTTTACAATTTCCCAACTGAGGCAGGAACTTCTGATTCACCACAGAGCCATTTCAGTAGGGATGAGGGACTGGATAACAGTGATTCTGGTCAGAATTTTGATTCTTCAGAAGGAGTTGACCACACTGAGGTTTTAAGTACTTCTGATCCTGTGATAAGCGCTTCGTCTGGTGAGCCATCAGAGCTCAAATCTGATATTCTCAATGGTGACTTTGCTAGTCACTGGCAAAATTTACAATATGGAAGGTCTTGCCAGAACCCATGGTATCCTACATCTGTGATGTACCCTTCACCTGTTGTGGTGCCTCCTGGCTATTTGCAAGGACGGATTCCTTGGGATGGTTCTGGGAGACCTCTTTCAGCCAACATGAATCTCTTCACTCACCTTATGAGCTATGGACCTCGACTAGTTCCTGTTGCTCCTCTTCAGTCATTGTCTAATAGACCCACTAGTGTATATCAACGATATGTTGATGAAATGCCAAGATATCGTAGTGGGACTGGAACCTACCTGCCAAATCCT GTTTCTGTAAGGGAACGCCACGACCGACATTCTACAAGTTCAAGAAGGGGAAGTTACAATTATGATAGAAATGACCACCATAGTGATAGAGAAGGGAACTGGAATGCCAGTTCAAAGTTGCGTGCTTCTGGACGCAACCATAATCGCAACCAGGCTGAGAAATTTAACTCAAGGCCAGACCGCATGACAGCAAGTGAGAGCCGAGCTGAAAGGCAATGGGGCTCACATAGGCATGAATCATCCTCTATGTACCAGTCTCAAAATGGTCCTGTCCGCTCAAATGCTGCACAGAATACGTCTACCAATGTGGCATATGGCATGTATCCACTTCCAGCCATGAACCCTGGTGGGGTGTCAGCAAATGGGCCGGCCATGCCATCCGTTGTGATGCTGTATCCTTATGATCATAATGCTGGCTATAATACACCTGCAGAACAGCTTGAGTTTGGCACTCTTGGACCAGTAGGGTTTTCAAGTATGAATGAAGTACCGCAAGTAAATGAGGGAGGCCGGATAAGTGGGGTATTTGAGGAACAAAGGTTTCGTGGTGGCTCTGTTCAACGGTCTTCACCTGATCAGCCTTCCTCACCTCACATCCAGAG